TCCGGCCGCCCTTCTTGCGGCGGTGACGGAGCCCGGGTCTTGGTCGCTCAGCCTGTGCCGCGCTCAGGAGGCGGCACAGGCTTTGTTCGAAGCGTCGGACTTAGCTCTTGATGTCCGAGGACCAGGTCTTCTCGATCAGCTTGACGACCGAGTCCGGCATCGGGATGTAGTCGAGCTCTTCGGCCGCCTTGTCGCCCTTCTCGAAGGCGTACTTGAAGAACTTGAGCGCTTCCTGCGAGGCCGCCTTGTCGGTCGAGTCCTTGTGCATCAGGATGAAGGTCGCCGCGGTGATCGGCCAGGAGGCTTCGCCCGGCTGGTCGGTCAGGATCACGTAGTAGCCGGGGGCCTTGGCCCAGTCGGCGTTCGACGCGGCGGCCTGGAAGGCACCGATGGTCGGCTGCACGGTCTTGCCGGCCTTGTTGACCAGCGCGGTGTAGGTCAGCTTGTTCTGCTTGGCATAGGCGTATTCGACATAGCCGATCGCGTTCTTGGTCTGGCTGATGTTGCCGGCAACACCTTCGTTGCCCTTGGCGCCGACGCCGACCGGCCACTCGACCGCGGTGCCCGAACCGACCTTGGACTTCCAGTCGGCATTCGACTTGGAGAGGTAGTCGGTGAAGTTGAAGGTGGTGCCCGAACCATCCGAACGGCGCACGACGGTGATGGCGTCGCCCGGCAGGGTCAGCTTCGGATTGAGCTTGGCGATCGCGGCGTCATTCCACTTGGTGATCTTGCCGAGATAGATGTCGCCGAGCACTTCGCCCGAGAGCACGAGATCGCCCGGCTTGACGCCTTCGACGTTCACGACCGGAACGATCGCGCCCATCACCATCGGCCACTGAACCAGGCCGTCCTTTTCGAGCTGCTCGGCCTTGAGCGGCGCGTCGGTGGCGCCGAAGGTCACGGTCTTGGCCTGGATCTGCTTGATGCCGGCGCCGGAGCCGATCGACTGATAGTTCAGACCGTTGCCGGTCTCCTTCTTGTAGGCGTCAGCCCACTTCGAATAGATCGGGAACGGAAACGTCGCGCCCGCGCCGGTAATATCGGCAGCGAAGGCCGACGTCGAAGCGGCCACCATGCCGGCAGCGACGATTGCTTTGATGAAATTCATGGGGTGGTCTCCATCTTGTGAGCGAAGCGCCGAACGCGCCCGATCGCGCTCACGCCGGTCCATCTAGGAGCGGTCGGTGCTGCTTTTACGAAGGTTGGATGACAGTTGGATGACAGCTCTAAGCAGCTGAAAATACTTAGCTTTGGGTCAGCAACGGGGTCTTCGGCCGGGGAAAACAGGCGGTAAAAGTCGCGCCATTCCTCGGCACGCTCTCGATCACAAGACGCCCGCGATGACGGTTAAGAATATGTTTCACCAGCGATAATCCGAGGCCGGTTCCGCCCTGGTTACGGCTGTCGCCGACGTCGACGCGGTAGAAGCGCTCGGTCAGCCGCGGCAGGTGCTCCGGGGCGATGCCGGGGCCGAAATCCCGTACCATGACACGGATTTCGGGGCTCCCCTCACCCGATGCGCCCGAAACGGCCTGATTGAGCGACACTATGACGCGGCCGCCCGAGGCGCCGTATTTGAGGGCGTTCTCGATCAGGTTCTCGAACAGGCGCAGCAGTTCCTCGCGGTCCCCGGCGATCGTGACCGGGGCCTGCGGCAGGTCGACGTCAATCTCGACCTGGCGCTCGCTGGCCAGCGCCTCGAGCCCGTCGGCGACCTGGCGGATGATCGGCACGATATCGATCGAGGCCTCGGGCCGCACATGGGCCGACAGCTCGACCCGCGACAGCGACAGCAGGTCGTCGATCAGCCGCGCCATGCGGGTGGCCTGGGTGTGCATGATGCCGAGGAAGCGCTCGCGCGCTCGGGCGTCCTCGCGCGCCGGCCCCTGCAGCGTGTCGATGAAGCCGGACAACGCGGCGAGCGGCGTGCGCAGCTCATGGCTGGCATTGGCGACGAAGTCGGCGCGCATCTCCTCGACCCGGCGCAGCGGCGTCAGATCGTGGAAGGTCATCAGCATGCACTTCTCGGTGCCGCCGAACTGGGTCGGTACCGGCACCGGCGTGATCACCAACTCCATCCAGCGATCGACGGGAACGTGGTCGGTGTAGGTGGCGCGGCGCGGCTCGGTGGTCGCGATCGCCTCGCGCAATGCGGTGATAATCTCCGGCGAACGCAGGGCAAATTGCGCCAGTTCGTTCTTGCGCAGCGCCGGCGCAAGCTGCGACGCGGCGGCATTGAGATGGATGACGCGGCCGGCACGATCGAGCAGCACGGCCGGATCCGGCATGCCGGCGACGACGGCGCTGACGGCGGCGGCCTCGACCGGATTGCCGCCGCGGACATCCTCGCGCGAGGTTCCGGCATCGTGCAGCCGCCACGGCACCAGCGCCGCGGCCGCGATGCAGACGAACACCGCGCAGGCGCGCACCAGCGACAATTCGCCGAGCGCGACCACGACGCTCAGCGCCAGCGCGGCAGCGAGCAGGATCAGCGCGGAGTGGCGCAGGCGGTCGGGCCAGGGCGAGAAGATGGATTGCGGCGTATCGTCAATTGCCATCGCGGCGGCTTTCATCCCGTCGGTTCATGTCTCGCCCAGGCGCGGTCACGTCGACCTTCCCTCGGGAGGCATCGGGCCGCTTCATCAGACCCCGGAATCACCGCGCTTGCGGACCAGAACCGCCTCGTGATGCGGCTCGGCGCGGGGACCCGAATCAGTCTGCGGCAGCCGTTTGAGTCGGGCGCCGACGATAACCTCCCGAAACGTCAGCAAGATTACAGATATGACGAACGGCGCAATATAGTAGAGCAGGCGGAACAGCAGCATACCGCCGAGCAGGTCCTCGCGATCCATCTGCCAGAGGCCGACCAGCATGGCGGCGTCGAACACCCCGAGCCCGCCGGGGGAGTGGCTGGCGAAGCCGAGCAGGGTCGCCGAGACGAAGATGACCGCGACAACGACGAAGCCGAGATTGGGCTCGTCCGGCACCAGCACGTACATCGCCAGCGCGCAGAAACCGAGGTCGACGATGCCGATCGCGATCTGCAGCAGCGTCAGCGGGCCGCCCGGCAGGGTCACCGTCCAGGGGCCGCGGCCGACCACCCGCGGCTGGGTCCAGACCCAGACCACATAGGCGACCAGCGCGATGATGATGCCGCAGGCCAGGGTGCGGTTGAGCCAGGGCGGCAGCTGGTCGATGTTGGCGGCGGCTTCCGGATGGTAGGCGATGCCGAGCCCGAGCACCGCGGCATTGCCGAGCCAGAAGGTCAGGCCGGCGAGGAAGCAGATCTTGGCTACGTCGATCGCGTTCAGTCCCCAGGCCGAATAAATCCGGTAGCGCACCGCGCCGCCGGTGAAGACGCTGGCGCCGACATTGTGGCCGATCGAATAGGAGGTGAATGCGGCGAGCGCATTGATGCGGTAGGGCACGTGGGCGTGGCCGATCGCGCGCACCGCGAACAGATCGTAGAAGGTCAGCGTGAAGTAGCCGGCCGCGACGAACAGTCCCGCCAGCGCGATTTGTCGCGGCTCGGTGCTCTTGATGGCCTCGAGCACCTCGTTGGTGTCGATGCCGCGCAGCATATGATAGAGGACGTAGCAGGCGATGCCGATGACGGCGATGCTGATGACAACACCCAGCCGATGCAGGATTTGCTTCTGGCGCAGAAACGCCATCGCCCTGCGTATTGCTTCCAGCATCTAGACCTCGAATTGCGATCCCGCGACGACGGCTCCCGGGCGAACCCCGCCGGCGCTTCGCTGTGCCCCGACCCCTGTAGCGCGTTTTAAGCCGGAGTGGAATTCGCCAAACGACAATAAAACGCGCATCTTCAAGATATTAGGAATGATTCATGACAGCGGGTACACAAATATGCGCGTTTCCCGCCACCTTCGACAAGGCTTGACATCGACGTGCGGCAGTTAGCCGGCCGAACGGCACACAAGACCATCCGGGAAACTACGGGAGCAGGAGCGACGCCGCGGCGCCCGCGCAACGAAAATTGCCGCCGCAATGGTCATGCGACGGCGACGAAGCAAGCCTGTGTAGATTTTTATGCCCGTGCCGCAGCCACCGCGGTGACGATTTCGGCGGCATCGGGAAAATGCCCCTTCACGCGCTTGGCGATCACTTTGCCGTCAAGCTTGACCTCGAAGACGCCGCCCCTGCCGGGCACCAGCTCGGGATCGAGCCCGAGCCGTTCGTGCAGCAGCGCGGCGGCGGCCCTGGCGCGCTTCTCATAGCCGCAGGGACGGCAATAGATGATCGAAAGCTCGGTCATGGCGTCCTCTCCCATCCACTCATGCTGCGAGATGTTGCGCGTTGACGGCTTCGATCCCGGCGATCCAGCCTGCAACCGAGCGGCCGATCGCCTCCGGATGATCTTCCTGCAGGTAATGCGCACCGGCGCCGAGCTGGATGACCGCGCAATGCTGCAGCCTGGCCGCGAAATCCGCGGCGAAGGCCGGCGACACCAGCGCTCCGGGAGATCCCGTGAACAGCAGCTTCGGATAGGTCGATGCCGCGAGCGCCGCGTGCGCCGCGGTGAGCGCCTGATCGACATCGGCAGGTTCGCCCGCGATCGGCAGCTCACGCGGCAGCATCAGGGTCGGCTTGCGGCTCTCGCGGGTCGCAAACGGCGCACGGTAGGCGGCCATCTCCTCCTCGCTGAGCGAACGCAGGATCGAGCCGGGCAGCACGCGTTCGACGAACGCGTTGTTGTCGAGGATCATCGCCTCGCCCACTCCCGGCGTGCGGAATTTCCGGAACGTGTCCCGGGCGGCCTCGTGCTGGTGGAAGTCGGACCAGTCCCGCATCGGGCGGATGAACTCCATGAAGGCGAGCCCGCGCACGAGTTGCGGACGGCGCGCCGCGAGATGGAACGCGAGCGCCGTGCCCCAATCCTGCGCGATGAGATACGCCGAGCTGATGCCGAGCTCGTCGATCAGCGCATCGAGATAATCCGCATGATCGAAGAAGCGGTAGGCGATGTCGGGCTTGCCGGACTGGCCGTAGCCGATCAGGTCGGGCGCGATGCAGTGCCCGACCGGCGCCACCAGCGGCATGATGTTGCGCCAGATATAGGATGAGGTCGGATTGCCGTGCAGGAACAGCACGTGCGGCGCATCGCTGCGCCCAAGCTCGCGATGGGCCATCGTGCTCCCGAGCACGGCGCGATGATGCAGGCTGATATCGGCGGACATGGTCATGGCAACTCCTTGAACACGGTTTGGAAGGCGATCGTCTTGAAACGCTCGAGCGCGGCCGCGCTGCGCTCGACCTTCATGCGCAGCATCGCGCCCTGCCAGGATGCGAGCAGGAAATCGGCCAGCGCGTCGGCATCGAAGTCGGACGCAATCTCGCCCTTGGCCTGGGCCTCAGTGATGCAGGCCGCGAACGGCGCGCGCCATTCCCGGAAGATCTCGTCGAGCTGCGCGCGCAGCATCTCGCTCGAGCCCGACGCCTCGAGGCTGAAATCGCCGATCAGGCAGCCGCGGGTGAAGCCGTCATGCGCCAGCTTGCCGGTGATCAGATCGAGATAGCGCCGGAGCCTGTCGCGCGGCGGCAGCGTCGTGTCGCCGAGCGCTTCCGTGACGAGGCCGCGCACATAGAGGAAGTAGCGGTCGAGCACTTCCGACGCGAAGAGCTCCTTCGAGCGGAAGTGGTTGGTGAACGAGCCCTGCGGCGCGCCGGCCGCGGCAGTGACGTCGCGCACGCTGGTGCCATGATACCCGGTTCGGAACATTTCCTTCAGGCCGGCGTCGAGGATGGCATCGCGGAGAGAGGGTTTTGGCATAGGCAGCATTTAATACGTACGTACGTATTGATGTCAAGCAGCCAAATGAATGCGGCCCGCCCGCGCCGGGCGATGCCGCTCAGACCTGCCGGATCGAAGGTTAGGAGGTCAGCTCGCCCGCCTGCCGCGTGAAACCACCCAGTCGCGCAGCCAGGAGCCGATCGCGCAACCGACGAGGTAGAGTGCGAACATGACCAGGAAGAGGTCCAGCCAGTAGCCGAAGCGGCCGGGAACGACCCGCGCAAGCGACGCCGCCACCAGCGCGGCGGCGAGCAGCGCCAGCCAGATCATCCAGACCCGTGAGAGGGCCTGCGCCCGATGCACCACGGCGATCCAGCCCATGCCGAAGCCGAGCAGTGCGGCGCCGAGCAGCCAACCCCAGAAGAATGTCGCGAGCACGGTCATCGCTACTTCACCACGAATTCGATGCGGCGGTTCTGCGCCTTGCCGTCTTCACTGTCGTTGCCGGCGAGAGGCTGCGTGCTGCCATAGCCGATCGGCGTGAAGCGGTTGGCGGGTAGGCCAGCGCGCACGAGGTAATCCACCACGGCCTGCGCGCGGCGCTCCGACAATGCCTGGTTGGCGGCCTCCTCACCGTCGCTGTCGGTATGGCCGGCGATTTCGATCGTCGCATTGGGACAACGCATCGCGGTCTCGATCAGGCGGTCGAGCAGACCGGCGGAGTCGGGGACGATGTCGGCCTTGCCAGACTCGAAGCGGATCTTGCCCTTGGAGAGGATTTCGGAAAACAGCTGCTGGCACACCGTCGGATCGACCGGCGCCGCCGCCGGCTTGACGGTGACCTCGGCCTTGTACTGCCAGCCCTGCGGAAAATCCTTGCCGAGCCCATCGCGGATCTGGCCGGCCGCCGCATCGTAAAGCGCATCGCCCGATAGCTTCACCTCGCGGTCCGACACCACGAGCGTGCCGGTCGACAGCCGCGACAACGCGCCGAGCGCAGGCACCACCGCCGCCGCAAATCCGGATGGCGCACCGATGCTGGCCTTGAGATTGTCGACCACCTTCTCGCTGAAGAACTTGCGGCCGGCGGCCGCGACCAGCGCGGCATGTACGTTGTTGTCGGGAACGTAGCCGGTCAGCGTCAGCGTCACCGCGACCGGATCCTTGTAGGCCTGGAACACGTAAGGCGGCGCCTTGATGTCGTTGGCGGCGATCGAATAGCCTTCCGGCAGGTTCTTCAGCGCTGCCGCGATCGCTTCGCGACCGCCGAGTTCGCGCGCCATGCCGGCAAGCGCGACCTTGTTGTCGGTCAGCGTGATCTTGCCCTCCTTCAGCTTGCCGATCTGGTCGAGCAGCAACAGCGCCGCCGGGTCGAACCGCGACGGCGCGCCGCGGGCGAGCGCCATCTGATCCACCACCTCGACGCCGCCAAGGCTGGCCTTCGCGGCCTCGGTCAGCTTGTTCTTGCTTGCCGGCAGCGGCGCATTGCCGCCAAGCGTGACGCGCACCACGTCGCGTTCGGCGGACCACACATAGGGCTTGGCTTCGGCAACGAGCCGGGTCTCGTCGTTGACTAGCCGCACGCCCGGCACGGCTTCGACCGACGCCACGGCGCTGAGACGGCCGTCCTCGGAGAAGGCGTTGGCCGCAAACGTCACGTCGCGGCCGTCGACGCTGATGCGGCGCTTGTCGAGCACGGTGTCCTTGAGTGCGGCACTAGAGCGCGCAGCAAGGTCCGCCTCGACCGTTGCCGTTGAGGTCCAGGCCGCGATAGCCCACAGGACGACCAGTGGAATCACCCCCGGCCACCACTTGCTACTCCACTTGAAAAGTCCGTGCATTCAGCGTCCTGCGGGGTCGGGAAGCAGAGAGAAAACAAACCCTTGGCCGACTGTCAAACCCCAAAATCAAAGGCCATGGCGGGGTGCCATGTTGGACCGGGATAACAGTTTCTTCAGTGGTCTTTCGCTAAGTTTGCGGCGGAATGCAAATCGGCCAGCCCGTGCCCCTCATGAAACAACTCCGCAACACCGTGATCCGTGCCGGGATGGAGGCGTTGTATTTCTCGGGTGCGCATATCCTGCTGCGGCCGATCTTCGCCGGGGTCGGCGCCATCTTCATGCTGCATCACGTCCGCCCGCGGCGCCCCGACGCGTTCCAGCCCAACCATCATCTCGAGGTCACGCCGGACTTCCTGCGCGCGATGCTGGCGCATCTGCGCGCGCTCGACGTCGATGTCGTCAGCATGGACGAGGCGCATCGCCGCCTCACCGAACGGAATTTCGCGCGGCGCTTCGCCTGCTTCACCTGCGACGACGGCTACCGCGACAACCGCGATTTCGCGCTGCCGGTCATGCGCGAGTTCGACGCGCCGTTCACGGTCTTCGTCGCGAGCGACTTCGCCGAGGGCTGCGGCAAATTGTGGTGGATCGCGCTGGAGCGGATCATCGCGGCGGCATCGGCGATCGAGGTGCCGATCGCCGGCGTCATGACGCGGATCGACACCGCGACGCCACAGGCCAAGCGCACGGCGTTCGGCCGCATGCACGACTGGCTGCGGTCGCTGCCGGGCGAGCAGGAGATGCAGGCCGAGATCTCAGCGCTGTGCGTCCGCCACGGCGTCGACGAGGCCGGCATCGCGCGCGAGCTCTGCATGACCTGGGACGAATTGCGCGGCTTTGCCGACGATCCGCTGGTCACCGTCGGCGCACACACCATCACCCATTGCAATCTCGCCAAGCAGAGCGACACGATCGCATCGTTCGAGCTCGCGACCAGCCGGGCGCGGATCGAGGACGCGCTGCAGCGGCAAGTCGCGCATCTCGCCTATCCCTATGGCGACCGGATCGCCGCCGGGCAGCGCGAATTCGCCCTCGCCAAATCGATCGGCTTCCGGACCGCGGTGACGACGCGGCCGGGCATGCTGTTTCCTGAAAGCGCCGACCATCTCACCGCGTTGCAGCGGGTCTCGCTGAACGGCAATTACCAGGACGCGCGGCTCTTGCCGGTGCTGACCTCAGGCGCCGCCACCGCTGTGTGGAACGGTTTTCGCCGCATCGACGCGGCGTAACGTGTAAGCGTAGCCCGGATGCAGCGCAGCGTAATCCGGGACAGTCGCATCCGCGGATAGCATTTTCCCGGATTTCGCTCCGCTGCATCCGGGCTACCGATCCCTTCCCTCTTCTTGACTCGATCCCCGGCCGCGCCCAGAACCATCGGCAACGCAATGGAGGAGCGCATGTTCAAGGATCTATTCTCACTGAAGGGCCGCGTCGCACTGGTGACCGGAGGATCGCGCGGCATCGGCAAGATGATCGCGGCCGGCTTCCTCGCGCAAGGTGCCGCCAGGGTCTACATCACCGCGCGCAAGGCAGGCCCTTGCGAAGCCACCGCCCAGGAGCTCACCGCCGCCTATGACGGCGAATGCATCGCGCTTCCGATCGACATCTCGACCGTCGAGGGCTGCGACAAGCTCGCCGGCGAGATCATCAAGCGCGAGCCGAAGCTCGACATCCTCGTCAACAATGCCGGCGCGGCATGGGGCGCGGATTTCGACGAATTCCCGGAGAGCGGCTGGGACAAGGTGATGGATCTCAACGTCAAGTCGATCTTCTTCCTGACCAAGGCGCTGGCCAAGCCGCTTCGCGCGGCGGCGACGCATGAGAAGCCGGGCAAGGTGATCAACATCGCCTCGATCGACGGCATCTTCGTCAACCCGATGGAGACCTATTCCTACGCCGCCAGCAAGGCCGCGGTGATCCACCTGACCCGCCGGATGGCGACGCGGCTGATCAAGGACAACATCAACGTCACCGCGATCGCGCCCGGCGCCTTCAAGTCCGACATGAACCGCGCCGCGCGCGATCACGCCGACGAGGTCGCCAAGCGCGTGCCGGCGAAGCGCGTCGGCACCGACGAGGACATGGCGGGCACCGCGATCTATCTCGCCTCGCGCGCCGGCGACTACGTCGTGGGCAACACCATCGCGGTCGATGGCGGCGTGGTCTACGCGACGGCGGGGTTGGAGATCGCGGGGTAGCGCGCTATCGCCACGATCGACCATCGGCGCCATTCTACCGCTGTCATGCCCCGGCTCGACCGGGGCATCCAGTACGCCGCGGCCTCTCGATTCAAACACTGACTGGGATACTGGATCGCCTGGTCGAGCCGGGCGATGACGGTGTGTTGTGCGGAGAGATGTTGCCACTGCTGATTGGCAGCGCGGCTTAGACCACCGTCGTTACCGCTCCCTCAATGTCATCACCCGCGAAAGCTTTCGCCGGTGATGACGAAATGAACGCACATCTCACAAAAGAAAAGGGGCAAGCCAGGACCTTCTCGGCTCACCCCTTTTCGGCCCCTCCGGGAGGAGAGGAACTGCTAGATGGCGATCAGCTTTCGATCCTCACATATTCGAAGTCGCCCGGCTTGTTGTCGATGCCGACCTTCGGCGCCGAGATCCAGGAGGCGAACTCGCCCGGCTCGGTTACCGGCTTCATCAACGAGGCGATGAAGTCGCCGTCAGCGGTCGATGGCAGCCAGTCGTTCTTGCGCTGGGCCCAGGTGGCGTCGTCGATCAGGAGGCCATCGGGCGTCGCATGGACGTCCTTGAACTCGCCGATCTGGCGGTGGAAGGCGGTGTTCGGCACATGGAGCTTGTAGTCGATGCCTGATGTCGAGATCACCTTGTTCCAGCGCAGCATGCCCTTGACGCAATCCTGCGTGTAGTCGTCGCGCAGCCGCATGTTGAGCGCGGTCAGCGCCGGCTCGTCGACCATCTTGATCTGGCCGTCCACCATCTTCATGACCGGGTAGGTCGAGTTCTTGAGCTGGTGATCGTCATCGATCGTGGTTTCCTTGTAGCGGCCCTTGATGCCGGCGTTGAAGGCATTGGCAGCATTGGTCGACACTTCGGAGCCGAACAAATCGAGCGACAGCGAATAGTGCAGGTTCAGCTTCTTCTGGATGGTCGGAAGATCGATGACGCCGAGCGCCCGGACCCTGGCGATGTCGTTGGGATCGGTGATGCCGGCTTCCTTCATCGCATCGCAGGTGCGCTGCACGACGCGGGTGATGCCGGTCTCGCCGACGAACATGTGATGGGCTTCCTCGGTCAGCATGAAGCGGCAGGTGCGCGACAGCGGATCGAAGCCGGACTGCGCCAGCGAGTGTAGCTGCATCTTGCCGTCGCGGTCGGTGAAGTAAGTGAACATGAAGAACGACAGCCAGTCCGGCGTCGCTTCGTTGAAGGCGCCGAGCATGCGCGGTGAGTCCGCGTCACCCGAGCGGCGGCGCAACAAATCGTCGGCTTCCTCGCGGCCGTCGCGGCCGAAATACTTCTGCAGCAGGTAGACCATCGCCCAGAGATGGCGGCCTTCCTCGACATTGACCTGGAACAGGTTGCGCATGTCATAGAGCGAGGGCGCGGTCTTCCCGAGGTGGCGCTGCTGCTCGACCGAGGCCGGCTCGGTGTCGCCCTGGATCACGATCAGGCGGCGCAGCATGGCGCGGTGCTCGCCGGGGACTTCCTGCCAGGCCGGCTTGCCGTAGTCCTCGCCGAACGGGATGACGCGGTTCTCTTCCTGCGGCGCAAGCAGGATGCCCCAGCGATATTCGGGCATCCGCACGTAGTCGAACTTGGCCCAGCCGCGCGGATCGACCGAATAGGCGGTGCGCAGATAGACCAGCGATTCCTGGAAGCCGTCCGGCCCCATGTCCTTCCACCAGTCCATGTAGCCGGGGTGCCAGCCCTCCAGCGCCTTGAGCACCTGGCGGTCTTCGGCGAGATTCACGTTGTTTGGAATCTTGGTCGAGTAATCGACGTTCATGATGTTCATGTTCATGGCGTGCTCCTTTTCATCCTGGCTCGCATCGCATCTTGCTCTGCCGTCATCCTGAGGAGCGCGCAGCGCGTCTCGAAGGATGCTGTTCGGCGTTCTTGCCCTCCGATCATCCTTCGAGGCTCGCTTGCGCTCGCACCTCAGGATGACGGCGAAATCTCCTAGACCCGGGTCATATCGAATTGCGCCTTCTGGCCGGTGCCGTAGCGGCGCAGCGCACCGTCTTCACCGACCGCGTTCGGCCGCTGGAAGATCCAGTTCTGCCACGCGGTGAGGCGCGAGAAGATCTTCGATTCCATGGTCTCCGGGCCGACGAAGCGCAGATTGGCTTCCATGCCGGTGAGGCCGTCGGGCGAGAACGAGGTGCGTTCCTCGAAGAACACGCGGACCTCGTCGTCCCAGTCGATGTCGTCGAGCGCGAAGGTGA
This Bradyrhizobium sp. CCBAU 53421 DNA region includes the following protein-coding sequences:
- a CDS encoding OmpA family protein — translated: MHGLFKWSSKWWPGVIPLVVLWAIAAWTSTATVEADLAARSSAALKDTVLDKRRISVDGRDVTFAANAFSEDGRLSAVASVEAVPGVRLVNDETRLVAEAKPYVWSAERDVVRVTLGGNAPLPASKNKLTEAAKASLGGVEVVDQMALARGAPSRFDPAALLLLDQIGKLKEGKITLTDNKVALAGMARELGGREAIAAALKNLPEGYSIAANDIKAPPYVFQAYKDPVAVTLTLTGYVPDNNVHAALVAAAGRKFFSEKVVDNLKASIGAPSGFAAAVVPALGALSRLSTGTLVVSDREVKLSGDALYDAAAGQIRDGLGKDFPQGWQYKAEVTVKPAAAPVDPTVCQQLFSEILSKGKIRFESGKADIVPDSAGLLDRLIETAMRCPNATIEIAGHTDSDGEEAANQALSERRAQAVVDYLVRAGLPANRFTPIGYGSTQPLAGNDSEDGKAQNRRIEFVVK
- a CDS encoding TetR/AcrR family transcriptional regulator, with translation MPKPSLRDAILDAGLKEMFRTGYHGTSVRDVTAAAGAPQGSFTNHFRSKELFASEVLDRYFLYVRGLVTEALGDTTLPPRDRLRRYLDLITGKLAHDGFTRGCLIGDFSLEASGSSEMLRAQLDEIFREWRAPFAACITEAQAKGEIASDFDADALADFLLASWQGAMLRMKVERSAAALERFKTIAFQTVFKELP
- the boxB gene encoding benzoyl-CoA 2,3-epoxidase subunit BoxB, whose product is MNMNIMNVDYSTKIPNNVNLAEDRQVLKALEGWHPGYMDWWKDMGPDGFQESLVYLRTAYSVDPRGWAKFDYVRMPEYRWGILLAPQEENRVIPFGEDYGKPAWQEVPGEHRAMLRRLIVIQGDTEPASVEQQRHLGKTAPSLYDMRNLFQVNVEEGRHLWAMVYLLQKYFGRDGREEADDLLRRRSGDADSPRMLGAFNEATPDWLSFFMFTYFTDRDGKMQLHSLAQSGFDPLSRTCRFMLTEEAHHMFVGETGITRVVQRTCDAMKEAGITDPNDIARVRALGVIDLPTIQKKLNLHYSLSLDLFGSEVSTNAANAFNAGIKGRYKETTIDDDHQLKNSTYPVMKMVDGQIKMVDEPALTALNMRLRDDYTQDCVKGMLRWNKVISTSGIDYKLHVPNTAFHRQIGEFKDVHATPDGLLIDDATWAQRKNDWLPSTADGDFIASLMKPVTEPGEFASWISAPKVGIDNKPGDFEYVRIES
- a CDS encoding Rdx family protein; the protein is MTELSIIYCRPCGYEKRARAAAALLHERLGLDPELVPGRGGVFEVKLDGKVIAKRVKGHFPDAAEIVTAVAAARA
- a CDS encoding polysaccharide deacetylase family protein → MKQLRNTVIRAGMEALYFSGAHILLRPIFAGVGAIFMLHHVRPRRPDAFQPNHHLEVTPDFLRAMLAHLRALDVDVVSMDEAHRRLTERNFARRFACFTCDDGYRDNRDFALPVMREFDAPFTVFVASDFAEGCGKLWWIALERIIAAASAIEVPIAGVMTRIDTATPQAKRTAFGRMHDWLRSLPGEQEMQAEISALCVRHGVDEAGIARELCMTWDELRGFADDPLVTVGAHTITHCNLAKQSDTIASFELATSRARIEDALQRQVAHLAYPYGDRIAAGQREFALAKSIGFRTAVTTRPGMLFPESADHLTALQRVSLNGNYQDARLLPVLTSGAATAVWNGFRRIDAA
- a CDS encoding haloalkane dehalogenase — translated: MTMSADISLHHRAVLGSTMAHRELGRSDAPHVLFLHGNPTSSYIWRNIMPLVAPVGHCIAPDLIGYGQSGKPDIAYRFFDHADYLDALIDELGISSAYLIAQDWGTALAFHLAARRPQLVRGLAFMEFIRPMRDWSDFHQHEAARDTFRKFRTPGVGEAMILDNNAFVERVLPGSILRSLSEEEMAAYRAPFATRESRKPTLMLPRELPIAGEPADVDQALTAAHAALAASTYPKLLFTGSPGALVSPAFAADFAARLQHCAVIQLGAGAHYLQEDHPEAIGRSVAGWIAGIEAVNAQHLAA
- a CDS encoding ATP-binding protein, whose protein sequence is MAIDDTPQSIFSPWPDRLRHSALILLAAALALSVVVALGELSLVRACAVFVCIAAAALVPWRLHDAGTSREDVRGGNPVEAAAVSAVVAGMPDPAVLLDRAGRVIHLNAAASQLAPALRKNELAQFALRSPEIITALREAIATTEPRRATYTDHVPVDRWMELVITPVPVPTQFGGTEKCMLMTFHDLTPLRRVEEMRADFVANASHELRTPLAALSGFIDTLQGPAREDARARERFLGIMHTQATRMARLIDDLLSLSRVELSAHVRPEASIDIVPIIRQVADGLEALASERQVEIDVDLPQAPVTIAGDREELLRLFENLIENALKYGASGGRVIVSLNQAVSGASGEGSPEIRVMVRDFGPGIAPEHLPRLTERFYRVDVGDSRNQGGTGLGLSLVKHILNRHRGRLVIESVPRNGATFTACFPRPKTPLLTQS
- the pstS gene encoding phosphate ABC transporter substrate-binding protein PstS; translated protein: MNFIKAIVAAGMVAASTSAFAADITGAGATFPFPIYSKWADAYKKETGNGLNYQSIGSGAGIKQIQAKTVTFGATDAPLKAEQLEKDGLVQWPMVMGAIVPVVNVEGVKPGDLVLSGEVLGDIYLGKITKWNDAAIAKLNPKLTLPGDAITVVRRSDGSGTTFNFTDYLSKSNADWKSKVGSGTAVEWPVGVGAKGNEGVAGNISQTKNAIGYVEYAYAKQNKLTYTALVNKAGKTVQPTIGAFQAAASNADWAKAPGYYVILTDQPGEASWPITAATFILMHKDSTDKAASQEALKFFKYAFEKGDKAAEELDYIPMPDSVVKLIEKTWSSDIKS
- a CDS encoding lysylphosphatidylglycerol synthase domain-containing protein yields the protein MLEAIRRAMAFLRQKQILHRLGVVISIAVIGIACYVLYHMLRGIDTNEVLEAIKSTEPRQIALAGLFVAAGYFTLTFYDLFAVRAIGHAHVPYRINALAAFTSYSIGHNVGASVFTGGAVRYRIYSAWGLNAIDVAKICFLAGLTFWLGNAAVLGLGIAYHPEAAANIDQLPPWLNRTLACGIIIALVAYVVWVWTQPRVVGRGPWTVTLPGGPLTLLQIAIGIVDLGFCALAMYVLVPDEPNLGFVVVAVIFVSATLLGFASHSPGGLGVFDAAMLVGLWQMDREDLLGGMLLFRLLYYIAPFVISVILLTFREVIVGARLKRLPQTDSGPRAEPHHEAVLVRKRGDSGV
- a CDS encoding SDR family oxidoreductase, with amino-acid sequence MFKDLFSLKGRVALVTGGSRGIGKMIAAGFLAQGAARVYITARKAGPCEATAQELTAAYDGECIALPIDISTVEGCDKLAGEIIKREPKLDILVNNAGAAWGADFDEFPESGWDKVMDLNVKSIFFLTKALAKPLRAAATHEKPGKVINIASIDGIFVNPMETYSYAASKAAVIHLTRRMATRLIKDNINVTAIAPGAFKSDMNRAARDHADEVAKRVPAKRVGTDEDMAGTAIYLASRAGDYVVGNTIAVDGGVVYATAGLEIAG